AGCTGGAGCCGTACCGGTGATCGTTGTTGATGGCTGCCTCATGGCGAGCTTCGGCAAGGAGAATGTAGAGGCAATACTCTCCTCCGGCTCTGCTGTTGAGGTTGAAAACTTCACGCTACGTGGAGGTAAGATACTGATTGGCGATGTGGAGATCGATAGTACATGGGGGCTTGCAGCAATAGCCTATGCTGGAGAGACAGGAGCACCGATTAAGCTCTACAAGCTCCGGCTAGAAATCGATGGTGAGGAGGCACCAATAGCGGGTATATATGTGGAGGCGAGTGATGCAGGTCCCTTACTCCTCCTCATACCCTCGACCTGCGAGTACATAGAGGTTGAGGAGCCGCAGCCCCCCACCCACATGTAGGCCTAGCAGCTCTTGCAACCACACAATGTTTTCAACGCCTCAGCCTCCATAGGATGTAGACGTGGCGCCGTTACTACAAGCGTGTGAGGCGGCGGCGGATAACTAGCAGAGGCAACCTCCTCGGGGCGCCCCGCTATACACACTCCATCCTCCAACCCTGCCCTAGCCACACCAACAATTACCGCGTCTCTCAGCTCGGGCTCCCAGCCTTCCTCATGGGCTAGTTCCTCCTCTAGGCTCAGAAGCAGCTCGACAGCCTCTGGAACAGTCATTGCACGACCTTCGTCTAGGCGGAGGTCAAGGAGGACCATTGTGTGCAAACCTGCTCTACGGTTATTCCTTACAACATCGATCGTGCTATATGGCTTAAAGCCCTCCTCGGGGTAGACGAGAGTCACCGGCCTCCCAAATCTGTAGACCTGCAACCCCGTAGCATCAACCACAGCCTGGAGCCCGGATACCCCTGGCACAACCTCGGCGTCAACTCCTGCCCGACGAGCTTCGAGCAACAGCGCTATATGGGTCGTAGCGTGTAAGGGATCACCAGGTACAAGCACGACAACATTCATTCTCTGGGCCTCCTCGACAATCCTCCTCGACCCTTGCTCAAGCAGTTCCCTCGAGGCCTTAACAATGCGGGCCCGCGGGTTAAGCCTAGTTACCAGCTCCTCATCGATGCCCGGCGCTATACTGGTGTATGTATCAATGTAAACCACATCAGCGGAGCCTATGAGCTGTATCGCTCTAAGCGTAAGATACCTAGCGGAAATACCGGCACCAACCAGGTAAAGCGGCAAAACCCTCCCTCCGCCTTGAGAGTCGTGCCGCTGGAGATTATAGTCCTACACAGCCAGCCCCTACGCCCGGTGACTAGTGTGCCCTCCAGGCCACGCGTTGTGGAGCTAGCTTCTAGGCAGCCAATCCTCCAGATAGCACTTGACCTAACCTCGCTCGAGGATGCCTTGCTCCTCGCCTCTAGGCTCCGCCGTGGCCTCGGCGATTCGGGCTGGCTAGCTGAGGCCGGTACTCCACTCATAAAGTCTGAAGGACTGCGCTCAGTGAGCCTCCTGGCCCGGGTGGTTGACCCAGTGCCCGTTGTAGCTGACATGAAGACAGCTGATACCGGCGCGCTCGAGGCGGAGCTGGCATGCAAGGCAGGGGCTAGTGTCGTTACAGTACTGGGACTAGCGCCAGATGAGACTATAGAGGCTGCCGTAAGGACTGCTCATAACTGCGGTATGGCTGTAGCTGTCGACATGCTCGGGGTACGCAACGTCCTGGAGAGGGTTGAGGAGCTCGAGCCTCTAGGAGTCGACATCATCGAACTCCATGTTGGCATTGATGTACAGAGGGCTCTCGGCCTTACGGCGGCTGAGCTGCGCGGGCTAGTCTCAAAGATTGCCTCTAAGTTTAATGGCGTGGTAGCAGTAGCTGGCGGCCTCAACGAGTCCACAGCGCCAGCAATGATTGAGGCAGGGGCATCGATAGCCATTGTCGGCGGCGCAATAACGAGGAGTAGGGATCCAGTAGGTATGGCTAAAAAAATCCTCAAGGCGATACAGAGCGTTAGCCGGTAGAGGGCTCACGGTAAACTATCACCGGCACACGCTCCCCGGCATTATACCTGCGACCCTCAACCAACGCTATACCGTCAGCCTCAACATTGCTAACTGTCACCGAGCTTAGCTGCCTCTCACCCGGCAGGGGCTTAGCGTAGAGTACACCGTCACGTAATATCAGCTTAACCTTTACCGGCTGCGGCCTCTTGTACTCACCACCCTCTTCAAGCACCGCATAGGCGAAAGCTGGCGGCTCAGCTGCACGAACAACGTTGCCAAGATACTTCAGCACCGGGTAGAGCACCCTCACAAAACCATGCAGCGCCGATATAGGGTGCCCCGATAGTACGATCAGTAACGGTCCCTTGTCGAGCTTTAGCGCTGAGGTTGGCCTACCACCTTTAACGTATAGGCCCCGGAACAGCACCCGGCCCCCAAGCCTTTCCGCCAGCTGGTAGAACGTGTCCACAGTGCTGGGGCCTGAGCCACCCGTCATAACTATGACGTCTGCATTGCGGAACTGCCTAGTTACATACCAGGCTATGGTGTCAACGTCATCAGGTAATAGTACACGGCCGAGAACTTCCACCCAGGGCGTGTAGCGGCGGATAGCCCACTCTATGAGCCTCCCAGTAGACTCTACAACCTCGCCCCTAAGGACTCTCTCCTCAGCCTCCATGGGATTGCGGAGTTCGAATATCTCGTTGCCAGTAAGTATCATTGCTAGCCTAACCCTACGATAGACATAGATCCTGGTAACAGCAACATCTAGGAGACCAACAGCATCAAGCATAGTGACAACATAGCCCTTTGGTAATAGGACTTGCCCACGGCGCGCATAGGCCCCAACTGGGTCAAGGTTCTTGCCTGGCGGGTAATGCTTCTCGACGATGATATAGCCGTTCTCCCTCCTAGCCTTCTCCTCAGGCACAACAGTGTCAGCACCATCGGGTAGGTAAGCACCCGTGGAGACGTAAACAGCTGTACCCGGCTCAACACGGTACTCAACGTCGACCCGGCCTATCGTAGCCTCGCCAAGGAGGCGAAGCCTGCCAGGAGTATCTCCGGAACGCACAGCATAGCCGTCATAGGCGGAACGTGGCCTCGGGGGAAAATCATAGGCTGCAACAACATCCCTTGACAAGACCCTGCCGACAGCAGTCCACGTGTCGACGAGTTCCTCCTCCGCTACTGGCTTCACAGCCTCCATTATCGCCTTAACGGCTTCTTCGACTGGTGTGAGCTTCTCCAGGTAACGTGGAACCTTCTGCAAGACCCAGCCACGCCCCCCGTGCAGGGTGCTCCGCCTCTCCTCCCGCCTGGAGAGGGGTTAGTGATACTAGCCCCTACAGAGCTAGTGACGGAACCAACAGAATAGCTTCGGCTGGGGGTCTCCGGGTGAGTAGGGCCAGGCTCTTCCCCGATGCAGCACCAAGAGTATCCCTATACGCTGACGCCCAGCTACATGCTAGCCTGCCAGTCGTGCCAGTCGTAAGTGCTGGCGGAGAGATGACTGGAGGGAGACGTTAACGCCTCCTAACTTGTTTTGAGCGGAGCACTGCTAGAGGGTATACGTCTACCGGCAGATGTTCCTGCTCCACATAGTTATCGCCAAGCCTAACCCAGCCCAGTGTAACGCCATGCACAGCATTAGGCTCAATGTCTCGCCCCACCTTTACAACAAGCCTCGGCTCTACAGGGTTGAACGACTCTACAAAGGCCAGTACATCACCATCCCTTGTATGGAGGCCGGCAAGCAGCCCCCGAGCCCAGCCTGGCCTTAGCCAGAACCCTTGTTGCGGCTTTCTCCGAGACTCGACGATAAGTTTACCCGCACAGTCATAGATTACATTATCGCCTTCAACACTGTAATTGCAGAGGTTCACTATGTCCACATCACGGAGGACAAGGGTTCTCGCTTCCGCAAAGAGCCTCGTATAGAGCCTCTGTCTGAAAACCCTCCGGTCGTGCCTGCTCCTCTCCCTACGAAGTCGTGGCTGTGGAGCCTCAACAACTTCGAGGCCTCTTGCTCTCAACGCCTTAGCCAGACCCTGGTCAAGCGATATCACTACGTCAACATTGAGTGTCTCGGCCAGCGCTGCCTTGTACACAACTCCCCTCCCCTGGACATAGCCATCCGTGTCCACCACTATCCTTTGTCCACCACAGCGCATGGCAGCGCGTGCTGTAGCCGCAACTACCAGCTCTGCAGCCCTCTCAGCCGATACGTGGCCCACAAAGAATCCTCCAACAGCGCCAGCGTCCTCTAACACTAGCTTAGCCCCATCGAAGGGCGCATAGGAGACCATCGCCGGGGTGCCCAACTCGTTCTGGCCAACATCAGCCTCGACAACGCATGCCCCAAGGATGTTTCTCAGCCATGCTGTAAGGGTGGATTTGCCTGACTCAACCGGCCCAACCACAAGCACACGATGCACACCACTACGAGCCAGCTCCTCACCCAGCTTGAGCCAGCTGAGCGCGACATCATAACCCTCACTGACACGATTCATCGAAGCTCCAGCGCCCAACGAGACGCATACCCTCGAGGCCGTTGTTGCATAGAAGGTGAACCCCCTCACACCCCTAACCAATGCTTCCCCGCCAGCAGCTATCGTATAGCCGCTGGCTAGCAGCTCCCCCGAGGAAACCTCGACGCGGGCAGGTCCCGAGACCCAAAGCCCCTCGCCAGGAGCTAGCTCTACGCACCCCATCCCAGGCCACAGCCCCGACAGGAAGAGGCAGCCGGTAAGGCCACCCCTAAATACTGCAGCCACAACCCGTAACTGGGGGCCTCGGGGGCTTGATGGACCGTGTCGCTCCACATAGCTAGGAGGGAGGAGCACCAGGTTGGAAAGTATCGCGTTACACTGCTCTACACAGAGGACGGAAGCATTGTAGGCGCCATTGTCGAGGGGCCTAGGCTCTCGAGACCTGTCTACATAGCCGCCCAGGAGAAATCATCGCCCCGCATTCCCAAACAAGTAAAGAAGTTCCTTGCAAAATATGGGTTCAAGCTACAATAAAACCCTAGCCTCCCGCTGCCGGCGGGAAGAAGGCCACCCTATCACCGCTACGGAGCTTGGTCTTTACACCCTCCAGCCACTCTATTGATCGACCATTAACCAGTACAAGCACGTCATCTTGCAGTTCCCCATCCTTTACCAGGCGCCCTCTAAGCCCCGGAAACTTCTCCTCAAGAATTCTCGCCACATCAAGCACCGTTACACCCTTCGGAACCTCTAGCTCCAGCTCTGTTGACCCCACAGCCTCATGAAACCCCGCGTATAGTCTCACCGTGATCTTCAACTACGACCCCACCCCAGATCTGAATATCCTTAACAAGCCCCCTTATCGGGTTACAGCCAGCACATACAGTAAGCCAAGTTAGCCCCCGAACTGAGGCTGGGCAAAAGCTTTGAGGAGTCGCGAAGTGCTGCTGAGAGGTGTCGCTGTGACTATGCCTGGCCCTGGCCTCGTAATTGTGCTGTATGGACAGATAGTGACGATAATGAACCCGTTCACAGCGCTAAACAATTATCTCACACTGACCGAAGGCATGGAGAGAGCTGAGGCTCGACTTGTGTTGAAGCAGGCAATGATAGTGTGTCATCCTTCTAGGCCTAGTCTTAATACCTACTGGGAGAGCTATACCCGACTTCTACCATCTAAGCATCTCAAGCCTCAGGTTTGGCTGTGGAATACTCCTCATGTACATTGCCGTGGGCATGCTCCCTGGACAGCCAAAGGGCAGGAGGGTAGAAAACAAAGAGATAGCAGTGGTATCCCCTTGCTACCCCAATGATAGTAGGTCCCGGCACAATGACCCTTCTCATACACCTTGGCGCAACAGAGAGCACTCCAGCCACTATAGCCGCTTTCCTCCTAGCAGTAACCACCATGGCTGCAGCACTCTGCTCTGCCACGCTGATACAGAGGCTGCTCGGTAGAAACGGTATAAAGGCCATGGCGAGGTTTATGTCGCTGATAATAGCGGGTATAGCGGCCCAGATGATGTATTCCGCTGTCCGCGTCTGGACATTGCAACTGCTACACCAACCAACAACCACCGGGTAACACCACTACGCCATAGAGTAGCTCGCAACACTGATGTCGGATTCATTTTAACCCGGTATACCGTCTAGCCAGGTAATACCGGGGAGAGGTGATGAGCCTAGCAGCTCTGGAGGTGAGGGAGAAGCAGAGTGTTGCAGAGCGAGAAGAAAATGAAGAACAAGAAACACTAACAGCTGCCGGCACAGCAGCGGTGCTCGTCTGGACTGCCGAGGAAGGCCGCCGCTACATAAGGAGGCCGCAGCCCCCCTACGCGCTACAAGTGCCTAAGCTTCGCACATGTGGAGACAAGACTCGACAGATATTAGCCAAGGCAGAAGAGCTAGCTGTCACAGACACAGGGTACAGGATACTGAGGCTATGGGTACCCGACGATGCGTTCACGGGCACCACCTATTACATAGTCCCCATAAAGACCAGGCTGAGGGGCCGCAAGAGAACATGTATACGAATATTCGCCGATCTCGACGACGCCGTACACTACGCTCTCAACCCACCTCGCGGCACCGAGCCAGCATAACATTGAACTCTACACGAACTAGGAGCTATCGCACACTCAATGTAGGCCTTGTAGTACCACTCCCGGCAAGCCTCGTAGCCGAAAAGCTATTACGCTGACCCGAAGTCCCATGCTAAGCCGAGACCCCATAGTCGTGCTGGGCGCTGCGAAGAGAAAATGACTGACCTCGCACCAACCATACACTAGTCAAGGTTTTGGGTTTGTCCATGCATAGATAGACAGACTACACGTCTACACGGAAGCCCCGAAAGAGCTAGTACTACGCTACCTTCGCGAACTGAGGTACTGGAGCACGAGAGAAACAGTATATCGCGTATCTCTCCTCCTCGACGTCCTTGTTGACAAGCTAGACATGGAGATACTACGCTGACAGCTCGCAAAGAGGGGGCTAGAAAATCTCCCAGACAAAACCCTAGACATGCTCAGAAGTTATACGAGCACCAGAGCAGAGACCTGAAGAGAAGCCCACACAACCGCTAACAGAACGCGAGAAACGTGGAGGAGATGGGTAGTGGTGGGCCCGCGGGGATTTGAACCCCGGACCTCCGCCGTGTGAGGGCGGCGTCCTAACCAGGCTAGACGACGGGCCCAGCCACACCCATGGTATTCGGCTAGTACCCTATAGCCTCCAGGTAAAATCTTTACGGTCAATGCTCAAGATTTTGTTGGTGTACAGCCCTAGTCCACTTAGCACCGTTCCCAGCATTAGGGGGTTAGTATTGTGAAGGCTATTCTCCAAGGAGTAGTCTTAATTACATCTAGATGGTGTTGTGTGGTAGGTTGAATAGGGTTGAATAGTTAGGGTAGACTGTGTTGCTTTCCTGGGCTGTGATGTTGCCCTTTCGTTGCCTGGAGGCCCCCTTGGGTGGGGCTGATGGGGTAAGCCCCGACGGCTGAGCCCTCTCTTCTGTCTTTCTCGTGTCTCTGTTTGCGTCCTATGGGCCTGCTGTTGGTGTGTTTATGGTGTAGGTTTTCCGGTTGTACCTCTTGGCTATCGCGGCTACCTCCTCCAGGAGTGTTCTTGGTGGGTTGCAGTGCTCTGCGCACCAGTCTGGGCTTCTCGGGGTTACGGCTGGGGGGCCCTGTAGGGGGTTGACTACAATGTACCAGTTCGTGCCCTTTAGGGCTTCAGTGGGCTGTCTGAGGCTCTCCTCGAGCAGTCTTGTGTAGCCTGGTATGTCTCTTGGCACGGGTATGCGTAGCTCGACCTCGACCCCGTGGCGGGCTAGTAGGCGGAGGCAGTCGAGGTAGCGGCCCCAGAGCCGTGCTGCCTGGCTCTTGGAGAGGCCGGTGAGGAGGTGGAACGGTGTCTTCAGGTCTGTGGCTACGTGGTCTACCAGCTTCTCCTCCAGCAGCTGCTCCATGTTCTCGGGGAGGGTGCAGTTCGTATTGATGCTATTGCCTAAGCCTAGCTTGTGGCTTGCCTCTAGCAGGCCGCGGAGCCTCCCGGGCTGTAACAGGGGCTCGCCCCCGGTCACGTGGAGCACGTCTACGAGCCTGGCGGCCCCCGAGAGGGCCTCAACCAGCTCGTCCAGCTTGGCCCAGCGGCAGGTGCCGGGCAGCATCTCGGCTAGCTTCCAGTTGTGGCAGAAGGGGCAGCGCAGGTTGCACCCGCAGAGCCACAGGGTGAACGAGACGCGGCCCCTTACGTCCACTAGGCTCGGCGCCTTCCAGCCCCCGACCAGCAGTGTGTCCCGCATGTGTTTCTGCCCCGGGTGAGCCGTGTGTACTCCTCGTGGACGCGGCGCGCCTTTGCTTCTAGCGGTGCCTCGGCATCCAGGACGAGTACGTGGCGTGCTATTCGTGCTCCGTACGCCTCTACGAGCCGTGACACTTCCTGGTCTATGAACTGTATGTACTCGGGGTCCGCCTCCTCTCTGGCCGTCGCCCGGCCCCGTGCTAGTACGCGGCGCGCAATCTCCAGGGGGTCGCGGGCCCTTATGTAGACTAGCAGGTCTACCGGCGGGAGTATGAGGAGCAGCTTCTCCATGGCCTCGGCGGCCCCGCCACCCGATCCGCGGAGCCACCACCGAGTATAGACTGGTACTAGTAGCGGGTGGCTATCCATGACCACGGTCTTGCCGTCGCTGCGGGCCTCCCGGTATGCTGCTACGAGGCGCTCGATGAAACGGGCGTAGAAGAGGAGCTGCCTAGCGGCCGGGGGCAGCCCGGCAGCCTCACCGATAGCCTCCACTTCGCGGTAGATGTAGCAGCCGGGGTAGAGCCTGGCTAGGAGCCTTGCTGTGGAGGTCTTGCCGGAGCCGTGTACACCGACAAAAGCCACGAGCGGCAAGGCATTCTATGCCTCTCCGTGGCTGGCTGTTTGCAACGTCTAGAGCCTGTTGTAGTGGTGGCGTAGCCAGAACTCCCTCCTCCTTGCGGGGTTCCAGTTCCGTAGCGGGCGGTAGTAGCCAACAATCCTACTCCATATCTCTGTCTCGCCTCCACACCTGGGGCATGTGGTGCGGATGCCTACGCTGCTCCAGCCGCAGCGTGGGCAGACGCTTAGTGCCGGAGTGTAGCTCCAGTAGACGAGGCTCGTGTTCGCGGCCAGCTTCCTCGTGAGGCTTGCGAGGGCCTCTGGGTCGGGCTCCTCGCCGAGGAAGATGTGCATTATCACGCCGCCGGTGAAGACTGGCTGCACCCGCTCCTCGACCTCGACCCGCTCCCATAGCTCCATCGGCGCGTAGTAGGGGGCTATGCTGGTGCTGTAGATGGGCTCCTCGGGGTCTGGCAGGTACTCGCGTAGCTCCGGGAAGAGCTGGACGTCCCTCTCTGCGAGCCGTGCCGCGGCGCTCTCGCCTGGCACCTCCTCCACGTTGAACGGTATGCCGGTCTTCTTGCTCCACTCCCTAGTCCTCGACACGATGTGCTCCACGGTCTTCTTCATCCACTCGGCCATCCTGAACCACTGGCTCCTGCTGCCCTCAGTCCAGGCCTTCGGGTCGCCAGCCATTAT
This DNA window, taken from Hyperthermus butylicus DSM 5456, encodes the following:
- the dph5 gene encoding diphthine synthase → MPLYLVGAGISARYLTLRAIQLIGSADVVYIDTYTSIAPGIDEELVTRLNPRARIVKASRELLEQGSRRIVEEAQRMNVVVLVPGDPLHATTHIALLLEARRAGVDAEVVPGVSGLQAVVDATGLQVYRFGRPVTLVYPEEGFKPYSTIDVVRNNRRAGLHTMVLLDLRLDEGRAMTVPEAVELLLSLEEELAHEEGWEPELRDAVIVGVARAGLEDGVCIAGRPEEVASASYPPPPHTLVVTAPRLHPMEAEALKTLCGCKSC
- a CDS encoding orotidine 5'-phosphate decarboxylase / HUMPS family protein, whose protein sequence is MPSRPRVVELASRQPILQIALDLTSLEDALLLASRLRRGLGDSGWLAEAGTPLIKSEGLRSVSLLARVVDPVPVVADMKTADTGALEAELACKAGASVVTVLGLAPDETIEAAVRTAHNCGMAVAVDMLGVRNVLERVEELEPLGVDIIELHVGIDVQRALGLTAAELRGLVSKIASKFNGVVAVAGGLNESTAPAMIEAGASIAIVGGAITRSRDPVGMAKKILKAIQSVSR
- a CDS encoding molybdopterin molybdotransferase MoeA, which gives rise to MQKVPRYLEKLTPVEEAVKAIMEAVKPVAEEELVDTWTAVGRVLSRDVVAAYDFPPRPRSAYDGYAVRSGDTPGRLRLLGEATIGRVDVEYRVEPGTAVYVSTGAYLPDGADTVVPEEKARRENGYIIVEKHYPPGKNLDPVGAYARRGQVLLPKGYVVTMLDAVGLLDVAVTRIYVYRRVRLAMILTGNEIFELRNPMEAEERVLRGEVVESTGRLIEWAIRRYTPWVEVLGRVLLPDDVDTIAWYVTRQFRNADVIVMTGGSGPSTVDTFYQLAERLGGRVLFRGLYVKGGRPTSALKLDKGPLLIVLSGHPISALHGFVRVLYPVLKYLGNVVRAAEPPAFAYAVLEEGGEYKRPQPVKVKLILRDGVLYAKPLPGERQLSSVTVSNVEADGIALVEGRRYNAGERVPVIVYREPSTG
- a CDS encoding Clp1/GlmU family protein → MGCVELAPGEGLWVSGPARVEVSSGELLASGYTIAAGGEALVRGVRGFTFYATTASRVCVSLGAGASMNRVSEGYDVALSWLKLGEELARSGVHRVLVVGPVESGKSTLTAWLRNILGACVVEADVGQNELGTPAMVSYAPFDGAKLVLEDAGAVGGFFVGHVSAERAAELVVAATARAAMRCGGQRIVVDTDGYVQGRGVVYKAALAETLNVDVVISLDQGLAKALRARGLEVVEAPQPRLRRERSRHDRRVFRQRLYTRLFAEARTLVLRDVDIVNLCNYSVEGDNVIYDCAGKLIVESRRKPQQGFWLRPGWARGLLAGLHTRDGDVLAFVESFNPVEPRLVVKVGRDIEPNAVHGVTLGWVRLGDNYVEQEHLPVDVYPLAVLRSKQVRRR
- a CDS encoding ubiquitin-like small modifier protein 1, whose amino-acid sequence is MKITVRLYAGFHEAVGSTELELEVPKGVTVLDVARILEEKFPGLRGRLVKDGELQDDVLVLVNGRSIEWLEGVKTKLRSGDRVAFFPPAAGG
- a CDS encoding anaerobic ribonucleoside-triphosphate reductase activating protein yields the protein MRDTLLVGGWKAPSLVDVRGRVSFTLWLCGCNLRCPFCHNWKLAEMLPGTCRWAKLDELVEALSGAARLVDVLHVTGGEPLLQPGRLRGLLEASHKLGLGNSINTNCTLPENMEQLLEEKLVDHVATDLKTPFHLLTGLSKSQAARLWGRYLDCLRLLARHGVEVELRIPVPRDIPGYTRLLEESLRQPTEALKGTNWYIVVNPLQGPPAVTPRSPDWCAEHCNPPRTLLEEVAAIAKRYNRKTYTINTPTAGP
- a CDS encoding thymidylate kinase, translated to MPLVAFVGVHGSGKTSTARLLARLYPGCYIYREVEAIGEAAGLPPAARQLLFYARFIERLVAAYREARSDGKTVVMDSHPLLVPVYTRWWLRGSGGGAAEAMEKLLLILPPVDLLVYIRARDPLEIARRVLARGRATAREEADPEYIQFIDQEVSRLVEAYGARIARHVLVLDAEAPLEAKARRVHEEYTRLTRGRNTCGTHCWSGAGRRRA